The following DNA comes from Pseudomonas sp. Tri1.
ACAGGCAAGAAGTAACGGCCCCCCCAAAAAAAGTGCTCAAAAATCACTTATCCCCCTCCCGCCGACGGGCCTTGCGTCCTTTTTTGTGCAAATTCGAAAGTAGTGCAAACGACCCTGCAGCTCAGGCTGGCCGTGGAGGTTCACAGGCGATCTCTCATTTTACGTTTTGCAAATTTTGGAAGAAAAGTGCAGCCCGGTTGTACCGCGGGGCTATGTATAGCCTTGGGCGGGCATCGCTGCAGCCCCCGGTTCTGCTGGGCGAAAAGCTGGAAAACGTCGGTTTGAGCGATTTTTCAGTAAAAACGGGGACAGACCACGATTAATTGGGCATCTGCACATTCATTTAAGATAGGAATCGTGGTCTGTCCCCGTTTTACTCATACTCACAGCGGCTTTCCCGATCTTTTTCACGTCTGTGGATAATTCGGGCAAGGCTCGGATTTTGGGGATTCTGCGGCTGTGGATGAAATTATCCACCGGTGAAATCATTGGTTTCGCGGAAAGTTGCGTGGACTATTGATTTTTAAGGGGAATTTGTTGGGGCGACCACGATTTTTGGCTGGAATGATGAAACAGGGAATTAACCGCAGTCTATTTCTAGTTTCTCTACGCTAGGCGCCATTGCTGTTGATCTTTCCAATCATTTGGAAATCCCATGAGCCTCAAATAATTCAGTTCCTGCTGATCCATGATTTCGGCCAGGCGAAGCTTCCACTGGCTGTCTGGGCTGATCAAGTCGGTTAGGTAGGCCAGCATCGTCAATACGACGTATAGCCGCTGTTTGGGCTGAGGCTGGTCGGCGGGGGCAGTGGGAATGGTCCATTCTTTAGGTAAGGATGGTCGAATCGAGAGTTCTCGGTTCCATAGCCGTGAGTGATGGGCACAGCAGTTGCGAATAAAGGTCAGCGTGTGGAGCCAGGAGGCCAATACTTCGAAGGGCAGGCTGAATCTGGTGGCGATAGCTTTCTTGTCGGCGCTTTTGCCTATGGCATTGAAGAGGGTAGATACCGTCCCAAGGCTGAGTTCTTCCAGGACCGCCCAAGCGGGTGGCAGCTCAGGGGAGGCATAGGTTGCACCGTAATATCGGAAGTAGTTGTCACGCATGCGGTTTTCTATCCGCTGTTGTTGGAGCCCATCGGCTTGCCGACCCTTTTTGATGCGGTCGATATCACGTCTGAGTTTGCTGCGTTCCTTAGTCAATTGCTCCCGCAACGGACGCAACAGATCGGGGTGTGAGTATGACGAGGAGAAGACTGACGCGTCAGCTATCCAGTCAGGCCCGTACTTAGGGCACATATGATTGCTGATAGTCGCTCGTATGGCGACTTCGACACGTTCGATGGCATCCATGGTGATGCGCCGCAAGGAACCATCGAAGCGGTAGATATCGACGATTGCCTTCAGTGTGCTGCCGGGCTTGAAAGTATGTTCAGGGTCTGGCTCCTGAAAGGGGCGCATGTAGGGACTCAGGCGAAACAGCGTGACCACTTCGAGAAAACGCATGGCTCGATCATCGTTGACGATGTGCAAACCTCGTTGCTTTAGCAGTTCCAATTGCTGTTCTACGCTGAGAGCCGGCTTGTCGAAGGGCCTCATGTAGTTTTCTCCGGGCAAAAAAAACCCGCACGATTTGAGCTTGCTGACTGGGTCAACCTAGGCTTGGCGGGTGTGTTGGGGTGCATTATAGGTCGGTGCAAGAGACCGTCAACGTTTGTACTGACGTGAAATTGTAACGGGTAGGAGCGCAGGCAAGGTTTGGTCTGTCGATGCTGATAAGGCGATATCGGTCTTATCCAGCTCCTAGGAACGTTCAACCTCCAGAAACAACAAAGCCCTCGCATTTCTGCGAGGGCTTCGTTTTGTATGGTGCCGGCACCAGGAGTCGAACCCGGGACCTACTGATTACAAGTCAGTTGCTCTACCAACTGAGCTATACCGGCGTGTGGGCGACGATTATAGCGACTGGGGGCGTTCTGTAAACCCCTGAATTCTGACTATTTTTGCATGGGGCTCGAGGCGTTGCAGAGTGGCGGTGATATCCAAGGGGGCAGGTGGGTGAAGTCCATACTGCGCGATACCGTGGGCTGTTGTACTACGCAGGGTTCCAGACGTAACGACAGGCCCCGGGCCGTACCGAATTCGACGGTTATGTCGTTTCGCTCAGATGCTTATGCACAATGGGAAGGACGAAGCGCGTGGCACCTTGCGATTTTGTGACAGCTTTCTCGTTTGCTCGCAAATACCTGTTTTCATGGTTTTTTATCCATGTGAACAAAAAACGACCAGCCCTGAATCGGTCAGGAAATCGCGAATTTCTTGAATCCGGACATATTCCATCAACAGAGTTATCCACAGGCTGTTTCGCCTCAGTAACGCTCTGCCAGCAACATCAGGTTTCGTGGCGTCAGGGGCATTTCGCAGAAGGTGCCGAGGCGAACGTCGTAACCTTTTTGAGTGAGCAAAAGCGCTCGATCCAGTACCAGCCACAGTTCCAACGGGCGTCGGAAAAGGCCTCTCACCAATTCCAGATTGCGCACCTCGGCCAGGCGTTGGTGGCCCGCCGCTTCCAATGCGGCCCAATCCGGTGAGCCGACTGTGGATAAGTCCTTCAGGGCTGCCAGATCAACGCAGTACTGAGAGAAGGATTTTTCCAGCCAGGCACTGGGTAATGAGGGGGTAGGCAGGTAGTCGTCGCTTTCTCTGATCTGCCGCTGCAGCAGGTCGAAGCCCAGGCGCCAGGCCATGGACTGGTCCCGTTGCCGTCGGACGCGTGCGCCAGCGGTGACGGTTTCGCTCATTGGCAGGCCCAGATCGTCGAGCGACAGGTGTAGGGCGGAGCCAAAGGCTGCGTCGGACAGCGGTTGATATTGTTCGGTGCCGATGCGGTTGTAGCAGCACGGAGCGATAGCCAGTTGTCCACAACCGGTGGCGCTCGCCAAGTGCATCAGGCGCACATGCAGGTCGCCACAGGCGTGCAGGGCCACGGGTGTGTGTTCGGGGCGGATCGCCTGGGCTGCGTCTGCCGCCAACACGTCTTGGCGCAGGTGTGTGGCGGGCAAGTGATGGCGTTGGCTCAGTTGCTGGCCGCTGGCGACCAGGGCCGGGTCGTATTCCAGGCAGGTCAGTTGTTGTTCGCCGTGCAGCAGGCGTCGGCCGAGATGGCCTTTGCCGGCGCACCAGTCCAGCCAATGAGTCGGTTCTATGGCGAAGCGCAGGCGGCTGGCGAATGCCTCGATTTGCTGCCACTTGCGACCGGGTACGTCGACGTTGAGGCGGTGGGCCGGCGCTTCAAGCACTTTGGCCGGTAATTGTGCGACGGCACTCAATGCGCGGGAAAGCGCTGCCAGTTCCGGAAATGGCGCTGGCGCGTCTTCAATCAACCACGGCTGATGATGGTCGTTTTCCGCAGCCTCCAGCGAACGCTGGCGTAGCCATTGGGCCAGTTCCGGGTGGGACTTTTCCCAGGGCAGCTGTAGATGGGTGAACGGACGCGGTTTCCACAGGGCCTGGTGCTCCGTGAGAAAAGCGTCCAACGTGGTGAAACGAGCGAGCAGCGCCTCGCCCGTCAGCACGCCGCTGTCAGCGTCCTTGGCAGGCATCGACGCGCAACCAGCGCTCCAGTTGCTTGAAGCCTTGCACCAACAGGAACGACATCACCAGGTAGAACATGCCAGCCGCGAAGAAGATCTCCACCGGCAGGTAAGTCCGGGCAATGATGGTGCGGGCCATGCCGGTGAGTTCCAGCAAGGTCACGGTGCTCGCCAGGGCGCTGGCCTTGAGCATCAGGATCACTTCGTTGCTGTAGGCCGGCAGGCCGATGCGCGCGGCGCGGGGTAGCATGATGTAGAGCAGCGCCTTGGGCCGCGACATGCCCAGGGCTCGCGCGGCTTCGATCTCGCCCCGTGGGATGGCCTGGATTGCGCCACGCAGGATTTCGGCGATGTATGCGGCGGTGTGCAGAGTCATGGTGGCGGTGGCACACCAGAATGGATCGCGCAGGTATGGCCACAACACGCTGCTGCGCACGGCATCGAATTGCGCCAGGCCGTAGTAGACCAGGAACAGTTGAACCAATAACGGCGTGCCACGGAAAAAGAAGATGTAGGCGTAGGGCAGCGCCCGCACGTACCACAGGCGTGAAGAACGGGCGATGCCCAGTGGAATCGCCAGCAGCAGGCCGGCGATCACGGCGATGGCCACCAGCTCCAGGGTCAGTGTGGCGCCCTGGGCCAGCTTCGGCAGCCACTTGATGATGACGTCCCAGTTCATTGGGTGCTCCTGGTAAATCCACGGGCGGCGCGTCGTTCCAGCAGGTGCATGCCGATCATGGCGAGCACCGTCAGCCCCAGGTACATGAATGCGGCCACCGTATAGAAGGTGAACGGTTGCTTGGACACGGTCACGCCGATTTGCGCGTGGCGCATGATTTCTTCCAGGCCGATCACCGAGACCAGCGCCGTGTCTTTCATCAGAATCATGAACAGGTTGCCCAGGCCGGGCAGCGCGATGCGCCACATCTGCGGCAGGATCAACCGGGTGAAGATCCGCCACTTCGACAGGCCCAAGGCTACGCCGGCTTCGCGATGGCCCTTGGGAATCGCCAGGATCGCGCCGCGAAACACTTCCGTGGCGTAGGCGCCAAAGCACAGCCCCAGGGCGATGACGCCGGCGGCGAATGCGTCAAGGGCCAGCTCAGGGTTGCCGAAGTACTCGCCCAAGGCGCGCATCAGGTTGACGGTACCGAAGTAGATCAGCAGCACCCAGAGCAATTCCGGAATACCGCGCACCAGTGTCGAATACGTGCCGCCAAGCCATTGCAGCGGCTTGTACGGGGAGGTCTTGGCCAAGGCGCCGAGCAGGCCGAGCAGCAGCCCAAGGCACAGGGCCGAGAGCGCCAATTTGACGGTCATCAGCGCGCCGGCGGCGAGCGCCGGGCCGAATCCGTAGAGATCGATCATCATGGGTGTGTGTTCATATCGCGGCAGGCTTTGCTAAGGACCGGTGCTGCAAGAGCGGCACCGGCCAGGCACGTCAGGATCAGTAGATGCTGAACGGGAAGTACTTGTCGTTGATCTTTTTATAGGTGCCGTCGGCGACGATTTCTTTCAGCGCGGCGTTCAATTTCTCGCGCAGCGGGTCACCCTTGCGTATGGCGATGCCGATCTTGTCGCTTTCCACCAGTGGGTCGCCCTTGAATTCGTAAGCACGGCCAGCGTCGGTTTTCAGCCAGTCGTAGTTCGCGTATTTATCCGCCAGGATCGCGTCGACGCGGCCGGAGGTCAGGTCCAGGTAGGCGTTTTCCTGGGTGTCGTAGAGCTTGGTGGTGACACCCTCATAATGGTCTTCAAGGTAGGTGCCAGCCAAGGTGGAGCGCTGTGCACCGATGACCTTGCCTTGGAGCGAGTCTTTATCGGTTTTGAAATCGACGTTTTTCGGTGCGATGAACTGCAGTTTGTTGGAGTAGTACGGGTCGGTGAAATCCACGGCCTGCTTACGCTCTTCGATGATTGACAGCGAAGAGATCAGGAAGTCGAACTTCTTGGCGTTCAGGGCCGGGATGATGCCGTCCCAATCGGAGGTGACCACTTCGCATTCGACTTTCATCTTGGCGCACAGGGCATCGCCGATGTCTTTGTCAAAACCCACGACCTGACCGCTGGCGTCCTTGTTGTTGAACGGCGGATAGGCGGCTTCGATGCCCATCTTCAGTTTGTCGGCTGCCATGGCGCTGGTTGAGAAGACCAGGCTGGCGGCTGCGGCCAGGAAGAATTTCTTGTAGGTCTGCATGTGTACTGCTCCGTTAGCGGTTGCTAGACATAAATTGTTTGCAGCGTGCCGAAAGCGGGTTCTCGAAGACCTGCTGGGGCGATCCTTGTTCCTCGACCAGGCCCTGATGGAGGAACACCACTTCGCTGGAAACCTGACGGGCAAATCCCATTTCGTGGGTCACCAACAGCATGGTGCGACCTTCTTCGGCCAAGGCGCGGATCACACTAAGTACTTCCTGGACCATTTCCGGGTCAAGGGCGGAGGTGGGTTCGTCGAACAGGATTACTTTGGGCTGCATCGCCAGGGTGCGGGCGATGGCGGCGCGCTGTTGCTGGCCGCCAGACAGCTCGGCAGGGTAGGCGTGACGCTTGTCGGCGATGCCGACCTTGGCGAGCAGGGCTTCGGCCACTTCGACGGCTTCGGCCTTGCTCTGGCCGAGCACTCGGCGCGGCGCTTCGATGATGTTGTCGAGCACGCTCATGTGCGGCCAGAGGTTAAAGTTTTGAAATACAAAACCGATCTCGCTGCGCAGGCGGTTGATCTGTTTGCCGTCGGCGGCCACCAGCTCACCGTTTTTTGCCGCCTTTAACTTGAGCTCTTCGCCGGCCACCAGAATCTGCCCCTGGTTGGGGTTTTCCAGCAGGTTGATGCAGCGCAGGAACGTGGACTTGCCGGACCCGGAGGAGCCCAGGATCGAGATCACATCGCCGTCGCGGGCGGTCAGCGAGACGCCTTTGAGCACCTCCAGCTTTCCGTAGCGTTTGTGCAGGTTGCGGATTTTAAGCGCGGGCGTGGCCTGAGCCATGTGCGGTCCTCATGGTGTGTGCTCCCTTGCTGTTAGCGGCCTTCCTTGGCGAGGCGGCCAAGCTAGCATGCGTCCGAAAGGCCGCCAACAGCGCTACGGGTGGTAAACCGGTGATGTGCGGCAGGTTGTCGCATAGGCGCAGCAGACTGTCGCGCCATCAACAACCGAACAGCCGTTTGAACCCTGTCTGCCGGTGAAGATTCCGGGGGAGTAGCGTAAAAAAAGGCGCGATGGTGCCAGCTTTGGGCGGGGGTTGGAAGGGTTAATCGGATGAGCGTGTCATTCCAATCCGCAGTCGACTCAACTTCCAATCGATCTAAACCGCAACGTCCATGAATCGATCAAATAAGGTGGATTTCCCTGAATCAGGAATTGCCGCCATGAAGTCTATCTACTGTCTTATCGCCATCGGCGCACTGCTATTCCCTCTTACGCTCAACGCCACAGACCTTACCCCTATCGACAATACAGGCGTTCAGGTCCAGCCGTTGCAACAGAACGGCATCACCTATCTGTCCGGCGGTATCGGCGAGGATGAAGCCCGGGCGATCGGACAGGCCCAGGGTTATAACCTGCACATGACATTTGCGATTGGCGTGGAAAACAAATACATCCCGGATGT
Coding sequences within:
- a CDS encoding Abi family protein, producing the protein MRPFDKPALSVEQQLELLKQRGLHIVNDDRAMRFLEVVTLFRLSPYMRPFQEPDPEHTFKPGSTLKAIVDIYRFDGSLRRITMDAIERVEVAIRATISNHMCPKYGPDWIADASVFSSSYSHPDLLRPLREQLTKERSKLRRDIDRIKKGRQADGLQQQRIENRMRDNYFRYYGATYASPELPPAWAVLEELSLGTVSTLFNAIGKSADKKAIATRFSLPFEVLASWLHTLTFIRNCCAHHSRLWNRELSIRPSLPKEWTIPTAPADQPQPKQRLYVVLTMLAYLTDLISPDSQWKLRLAEIMDQQELNYLRLMGFPNDWKDQQQWRLA
- a CDS encoding methyltransferase, translating into MPAKDADSGVLTGEALLARFTTLDAFLTEHQALWKPRPFTHLQLPWEKSHPELAQWLRQRSLEAAENDHHQPWLIEDAPAPFPELAALSRALSAVAQLPAKVLEAPAHRLNVDVPGRKWQQIEAFASRLRFAIEPTHWLDWCAGKGHLGRRLLHGEQQLTCLEYDPALVASGQQLSQRHHLPATHLRQDVLAADAAQAIRPEHTPVALHACGDLHVRLMHLASATGCGQLAIAPCCYNRIGTEQYQPLSDAAFGSALHLSLDDLGLPMSETVTAGARVRRQRDQSMAWRLGFDLLQRQIRESDDYLPTPSLPSAWLEKSFSQYCVDLAALKDLSTVGSPDWAALEAAGHQRLAEVRNLELVRGLFRRPLELWLVLDRALLLTQKGYDVRLGTFCEMPLTPRNLMLLAERY
- a CDS encoding ABC transporter permease produces the protein MNWDVIIKWLPKLAQGATLTLELVAIAVIAGLLLAIPLGIARSSRLWYVRALPYAYIFFFRGTPLLVQLFLVYYGLAQFDAVRSSVLWPYLRDPFWCATATMTLHTAAYIAEILRGAIQAIPRGEIEAARALGMSRPKALLYIMLPRAARIGLPAYSNEVILMLKASALASTVTLLELTGMARTIIARTYLPVEIFFAAGMFYLVMSFLLVQGFKQLERWLRVDACQGR
- a CDS encoding ABC transporter permease, yielding MMIDLYGFGPALAAGALMTVKLALSALCLGLLLGLLGALAKTSPYKPLQWLGGTYSTLVRGIPELLWVLLIYFGTVNLMRALGEYFGNPELALDAFAAGVIALGLCFGAYATEVFRGAILAIPKGHREAGVALGLSKWRIFTRLILPQMWRIALPGLGNLFMILMKDTALVSVIGLEEIMRHAQIGVTVSKQPFTFYTVAAFMYLGLTVLAMIGMHLLERRAARGFTRSTQ
- a CDS encoding ABC transporter substrate-binding protein produces the protein MQTYKKFFLAAAASLVFSTSAMAADKLKMGIEAAYPPFNNKDASGQVVGFDKDIGDALCAKMKVECEVVTSDWDGIIPALNAKKFDFLISSLSIIEERKQAVDFTDPYYSNKLQFIAPKNVDFKTDKDSLQGKVIGAQRSTLAGTYLEDHYEGVTTKLYDTQENAYLDLTSGRVDAILADKYANYDWLKTDAGRAYEFKGDPLVESDKIGIAIRKGDPLREKLNAALKEIVADGTYKKINDKYFPFSIY
- a CDS encoding ABC transporter ATP-binding protein, with product MAQATPALKIRNLHKRYGKLEVLKGVSLTARDGDVISILGSSGSGKSTFLRCINLLENPNQGQILVAGEELKLKAAKNGELVAADGKQINRLRSEIGFVFQNFNLWPHMSVLDNIIEAPRRVLGQSKAEAVEVAEALLAKVGIADKRHAYPAELSGGQQQRAAIARTLAMQPKVILFDEPTSALDPEMVQEVLSVIRALAEEGRTMLLVTHEMGFARQVSSEVVFLHQGLVEEQGSPQQVFENPLSARCKQFMSSNR
- a CDS encoding carboxypeptidase regulatory-like domain-containing protein, with translation MKSIYCLIAIGALLFPLTLNATDLTPIDNTGVQVQPLQQNGITYLSGGIGEDEARAIGQAQGYNLHMTFAIGVENKYIPDVDVTVQSASGQTLLTLNDAGPLVYVQLPPGKYTVMATRNGEVRRDTAQVGSGAARNLVFHWNGDE